The following coding sequences lie in one Sorghum bicolor cultivar BTx623 chromosome 6, Sorghum_bicolor_NCBIv3, whole genome shotgun sequence genomic window:
- the LOC110436422 gene encoding uncharacterized protein LOC110436422, whose amino-acid sequence MPPVTRSRCASTRSYISQFTPQPSQPVVDISDNETVPMDEEDPAMVTEVDDDDENWMDSPVAAAPVPPTAPAPPAVPVAPAAPAPPAPSVAPAAPAVPEVVPPAGPEEENPGWTTIIHYKYPSMTAYFHNLLREMLDTYYADKEIGIRYCCAEYTHPYEATYWRSDLTIIVGNEAHDSYMVESIHGHVARRAEAQDSMEDAAQIAYTHYHGLRYEAMRADQYKFLPRHDSTISTWSIENPQEVDTPLDATVRHMHVLQMANDDLQEELHDQQDSIDRVQEMVDSLRKQLELPPLYKKKTAPPSISGDAP is encoded by the coding sequence atgccgCCTGTCACGAGGTCTCGCTGTGCCAGCACCAGGAGCTACATCTCTCAGTTCACGCCCCAGCCGTCCCAGCCAGTGGTGGACATCTCCGACAACGAGACTGTCCCCATGGATGAAGAGGACCCAGCGATGGTGACAgaggtggatgatgatgatgagaactGGATGGACTCCCCTGTAGCAGCTGCACCTGTTCCACCCACTGCACCTGCGCCACCAGCTGTTCCAGTGGCACCTGCTGCACCTGCACCACCAGCTCCATCAGTCGCACCTGCTGCCCCTGCTGTACCAGAGGTGGTGCCTCCAGCTGGTCCTGAGGAAGAAAACCCAGGATGGACTACCATCATCCACTACAAGTATCCTTCAATGACAGCCTACTTCCACAACTTGCTTAGGGAAATGTTGGATACCTACTATGCTGATAAGGAGATTGGCATTAGGTACTGCTGTGCAGAGTATACACACCCCTATGAGGCCACATACTGGAGGTCGGATCTTACCATTATAGTGGGGAATGAGGCACATGACAGCTATATGGTAGAGAGCATCCATGGTCACGTTGCTAGGCGAGCTGAGGCACAAGACAGCATGGAGGACGCCGCCCAGATCGCTTACACTCACTACCATGGCCTTCGCTATGAGGCCATGAGAGCAGACCAGTACAAGTTCCTCCCTCGCCATGATTCTACTATTAGTACTTGGTCTATTGAGAACCCGCAGGAGGTTGACACGCCATTGGATGCAACTGTTAGGCATATGCATGTCCTGCAGATGGCCAATGATGACCTACAGGAGGAGCTTCATGATCAGCAGGATTCCATAGATCGCGTCCAGGAGATGGTGGACAGCCTTAGAAAGCAGCTTGAGTTGCCACCActctacaagaagaagaccgCACCTCCTAGCATCTCCGGCGACGCACCATAG